In Rhizobium oryzihabitans, one DNA window encodes the following:
- a CDS encoding MFS transporter: MSRNLLPVFALLSSTLFLFLGNGLQGLVLPVRGSAEGYSNEILGFLGTSWAAGFVIGCFVAPAIVRRAGHVRAFASFVALVCLTVLMTGLIIDDVWWITMRALTGFCTAGTSMIIESWLNERATNESRGMIFSLYIAITLLGVVAGQMIVPMGDISNNSLFMICGIIYCIAILPATLSKADSPQPLQKVKLDLPALYRNSPVSFVGILMIGIANGAYGTLGAVFGARAGLDPTMIAIMVSVTIFVGALAQFPAGRLSDRIDRRYVLAGLAGLGAVAGLAVAAVQPHNVYVLIPMIAIYGAAANALYPIAVAHANDYAASEDFVKVSGGLLLLYGIGTIIGPTLGGAVMTYSGPYALFFVTAVAHVLITAYAIIRSRQRAALSTDEKDNFSTMMPTTPSPLVTPESIALDPRAPQYPEDDGDYVEKGAGI; encoded by the coding sequence ATGAGCAGAAATCTTCTACCCGTATTCGCTCTTTTATCCAGCACTCTGTTTCTTTTTCTCGGTAACGGCCTCCAGGGCCTTGTGCTGCCGGTGCGCGGTTCGGCCGAAGGCTATTCCAATGAAATTCTGGGCTTTCTCGGCACCTCCTGGGCGGCCGGCTTCGTCATCGGCTGCTTTGTGGCACCCGCCATCGTGCGCCGGGCGGGGCATGTGCGGGCATTCGCCTCCTTCGTTGCGCTGGTCTGCCTGACCGTGCTGATGACGGGTCTTATCATTGACGACGTCTGGTGGATCACCATGCGCGCGCTCACCGGCTTCTGCACGGCCGGCACGTCCATGATCATCGAAAGCTGGCTGAACGAACGCGCGACCAATGAGAGCCGCGGCATGATCTTCTCGCTTTATATAGCCATCACCCTGCTTGGCGTCGTGGCGGGGCAGATGATCGTGCCGATGGGCGACATCAGCAACAACTCGCTGTTCATGATCTGCGGCATCATCTATTGCATCGCGATTCTGCCAGCCACGCTTTCGAAGGCCGACAGTCCGCAGCCCTTGCAGAAGGTCAAGCTGGATTTACCGGCTCTATACCGCAACTCGCCGGTTTCCTTCGTCGGTATCCTGATGATCGGCATCGCCAACGGTGCTTACGGCACGCTCGGCGCCGTTTTCGGCGCACGGGCGGGTCTTGATCCGACCATGATCGCCATCATGGTGTCCGTCACGATCTTCGTCGGCGCGCTCGCGCAATTTCCGGCCGGCCGCCTTTCGGACCGCATAGACCGCCGTTATGTGCTTGCCGGACTGGCAGGTCTTGGCGCAGTCGCGGGTCTGGCCGTTGCGGCCGTGCAGCCGCACAATGTCTACGTCCTTATCCCCATGATCGCCATTTACGGCGCCGCCGCCAACGCGCTTTATCCCATCGCCGTGGCCCATGCCAACGATTACGCGGCATCGGAAGACTTCGTCAAGGTGTCGGGCGGGCTGCTGCTGCTTTACGGCATCGGCACCATCATCGGCCCGACACTCGGCGGCGCGGTCATGACCTATTCCGGCCCATATGCGCTATTCTTCGTGACGGCCGTCGCCCACGTGCTGATAACGGCCTATGCCATCATCAGAAGCCGTCAGCGCGCCGCCCTTTCGACCGACGAAAAGGACAATTTCTCGACCATGATGCCGACGACGCCCTCGCCGCTCGTCACGCCGGAAAGCATTGCACTTGATCCGCGCGCGCCGCAATATCCAGAGGACGATGGCGACTATGTTGAAAAAGGAGCAGGCATATGA
- a CDS encoding DUF1192 domain-containing protein produces the protein MSLFDDDRPQKPLAHEIGGDLSLLSVDELSNRIDLLQTEITRLEEERTRKSAGRLAAENLFRS, from the coding sequence ATGAGCCTCTTTGACGATGACCGTCCGCAAAAACCGCTGGCGCATGAGATCGGCGGCGATCTCAGCCTTCTTTCCGTGGACGAACTCAGCAACCGTATCGACCTCCTGCAAACGGAAATCACCCGGCTGGAAGAGGAGCGGACAAGGAAATCGGCGGGCCGGCTGGCGGCGGAGAACCTCTTCCGCTCCTGA
- a CDS encoding DUF1465 family protein has protein sequence MSEQVLNTISFAGRAAASNQFKTLYTEGMTLVEETASYLDGAGRAASKVLPRMASVLYAAESMRLTTRLMQMASWLLLQRAVNNGEMTRDQVLSEKNKVRLDSFNVDRNAPGWNDLPESFRDLIERSLRLQNRIALLDREIYRPSEATKVPDNENSVQAQLNLLRTAFSIN, from the coding sequence ATGTCGGAACAGGTTTTAAATACCATAAGCTTTGCGGGTCGCGCGGCTGCTTCCAACCAGTTCAAAACCCTCTATACCGAAGGCATGACCTTGGTTGAGGAAACGGCTAGCTACCTTGATGGCGCTGGTCGCGCTGCTTCCAAGGTTCTGCCGCGCATGGCTTCCGTTCTTTATGCAGCGGAATCGATGCGCCTCACCACCCGCCTGATGCAGATGGCCTCCTGGCTGCTTCTGCAGCGCGCCGTCAACAATGGCGAGATGACGCGCGATCAGGTTCTGAGCGAGAAGAACAAGGTGCGTCTCGACAGCTTCAATGTCGACCGTAACGCGCCCGGCTGGAACGATCTGCCGGAATCCTTCCGCGACCTCATCGAACGGTCGCTGCGCCTCCAGAACCGCATCGCCCTTCTCGACCGCGAAATCTATCGCCCGTCCGAAGCCACCAAGGTGCCGGACAACGAAAACAGCGTGCAGGCACAACTGAACCTCCTGCGCACGGCTTTCTCCATCAACTGA
- the rpmE gene encoding 50S ribosomal protein L31, with translation MKADIHPDYHTIKVVMTDGTEYETRSTWGSEGAVMNLEIDPKSHPAWTGGNQQLMDRGGRVSKFNKRFGGLGL, from the coding sequence ATGAAGGCTGATATCCATCCCGATTATCACACGATCAAGGTGGTCATGACCGATGGCACCGAATACGAAACCCGCTCCACCTGGGGTTCGGAAGGCGCCGTCATGAACCTTGAAATCGACCCCAAGTCCCATCCGGCATGGACGGGCGGCAACCAGCAGCTTATGGACCGTGGTGGTCGCGTTTCCAAGTTCAACAAGCGTTTCGGCGGCCTCGGCCTCTGA
- a CDS encoding ABC transporter transmembrane domain-containing protein, whose amino-acid sequence MADIEAQKAAKQRSLKPLLGLFPYLRRYRGLMAAAIFALVLSSATTLALPLAVRRIIDHGFQTPDGGMINSYFAMLLAIAVLLALASAMRYYYVMTIGERVVADLRRDVFAHLTTLSQQFFDTNRSGELTSRLTADTVQIRSAFGSSASVALRNIIMCCGAVAMMIYTSPGLSGLALLAIPFIVFPLIAFGRSVRARSRTTQDTLANSAAYASETIAASRTVQSFNAETLANARYGASVEAAYQGARAAIGARSILTAVAIALVFGSVVGILWYGAQSVLSGGMTAGTLGQFVLYSVIAASGLGQLSEVWGELAQAGGAAERLSELLDERSPVIEPTAPIALIQPPRGEAAFENVDFIYPLATGRPIISGLSFKVSAGETVAIVGPSGAGKSTVFSLLMRFYDPQQGRITVDGSDIRDVSLADLRAHLSIVPQDVAIFASSIHDNIAFGRPDATREEVRAAATAAQADSFITRLTDGYDTQVGERGVTLSGGQRQRIAIARAILRNAPILLLDEATSALDAESEMLVQKALDELMKTRTTIVIAHRLATVLKADRILVMDEGRIIEEGTHQSLIRQNGLYAKLARLQFQTGPDELRAQA is encoded by the coding sequence GTGGCAGATATTGAAGCGCAGAAAGCGGCGAAACAGAGAAGCCTGAAGCCGCTTCTTGGCCTTTTCCCCTATCTCAGGCGTTATCGCGGCCTGATGGCGGCTGCCATTTTCGCACTTGTCCTCTCCTCCGCCACGACACTTGCCTTGCCGCTTGCCGTTCGCCGCATCATCGACCACGGTTTCCAGACGCCGGATGGCGGCATGATCAACAGCTATTTCGCCATGCTGCTGGCGATTGCCGTCCTCCTCGCGCTTGCCAGCGCCATGCGCTATTATTACGTCATGACAATTGGCGAAAGGGTCGTTGCCGATCTGCGCCGCGATGTCTTTGCCCATCTCACCACGCTGTCGCAGCAGTTTTTCGATACCAATCGATCCGGTGAACTGACCTCGCGGCTGACGGCCGACACGGTGCAGATCCGCTCCGCCTTCGGTTCATCCGCCTCCGTGGCGCTGCGCAACATCATCATGTGTTGCGGCGCTGTCGCCATGATGATCTATACCAGCCCCGGCCTTTCCGGCCTTGCGCTGCTTGCCATTCCCTTCATTGTTTTTCCGCTGATTGCCTTCGGCCGTTCTGTCCGTGCCCGCTCGCGCACCACACAGGACACATTGGCGAATTCCGCCGCCTATGCCTCCGAGACGATTGCGGCGAGCCGCACCGTGCAATCCTTCAATGCCGAGACCCTCGCAAATGCGCGTTATGGCGCCTCCGTGGAAGCCGCCTATCAGGGTGCGCGCGCGGCGATCGGTGCACGCTCCATCCTCACCGCCGTTGCCATTGCACTGGTCTTCGGCAGCGTCGTCGGCATTCTCTGGTATGGCGCACAGAGCGTCCTGTCCGGCGGCATGACCGCCGGCACGCTCGGCCAATTCGTGCTTTATTCGGTTATCGCCGCAAGCGGCCTTGGCCAGCTTTCGGAAGTCTGGGGTGAACTGGCGCAGGCGGGCGGCGCGGCCGAACGGCTTTCCGAACTGCTGGACGAGCGCTCACCCGTCATCGAGCCGACGGCGCCCATTGCCCTGATACAGCCGCCGCGCGGCGAGGCGGCATTTGAGAATGTCGATTTCATCTACCCCCTCGCGACGGGACGGCCGATCATCTCCGGCCTCTCCTTCAAGGTCAGCGCCGGCGAAACCGTTGCAATTGTCGGCCCTTCAGGCGCTGGCAAAAGCACGGTATTTTCGCTGCTGATGCGGTTTTACGACCCGCAGCAGGGCCGTATCACCGTCGATGGCAGCGATATCCGCGACGTCAGCCTGGCAGACCTGCGCGCCCACCTGTCAATCGTCCCGCAGGACGTGGCGATATTCGCCTCATCCATCCACGACAACATCGCCTTCGGCCGGCCGGATGCGACACGCGAAGAAGTCCGCGCCGCAGCCACCGCCGCACAGGCGGACAGCTTCATCACGCGACTGACCGATGGTTATGACACGCAGGTGGGTGAACGGGGCGTTACGCTTTCCGGCGGCCAGCGTCAGCGCATCGCGATTGCCCGCGCCATCCTGCGCAATGCGCCGATCCTGCTACTCGACGAAGCGACATCCGCGCTTGATGCGGAAAGCGAAATGCTGGTGCAAAAAGCTCTGGATGAGTTGATGAAGACCCGCACCACAATCGTCATTGCCCATCGCCTTGCCACCGTGCTGAAGGCGGACCGCATTCTGGTGATGGATGAAGGCCGCATCATCGAGGAAGGCACGCACCAGAGCCTCATTCGCCAGAACGGCCTCTACGCCAAACTTGCCCGGCTGCAATTCCAGACGGGGCCGGACGAATTGCGCGCCCAGGCGTAA
- a CDS encoding FAD-binding dehydrogenase, with amino-acid sequence MERYDVIVVGAGLAGLVAATEAVERGLSVCVVDQEGEQNLGGQAFWSLGGLFFIDSPEQRLMRVRDSLDLARQDWFGSAGFDRSEDHWPQRWAEAYLNFAAGEKREWLHRFGMRWFPVVGWAERGGALAHGHGNSVPRFHVTWGTGPGVLAPFAEKAKTMAASGRLTLRFRHRVDRLDITDGRVTGISGAVLATDPVQRGQQSSRDVTGDFTIAAPAVIVSSGGIGGNQELVRRNWPIERLGEPPANMVCGVPAHVDGRMLAITEMVGGTVINRDRMWHYTEGVKNHDPIWPDHGIRILPGPSSFWCDADGNRLSAPAMPGFDTLGTLKMLGERGSGHSWFILTKAIIKKEFALSGSEQNPDLTGKNMRLLLKRLGKEPPGPVKAFMERGEDFAVRDTLEELVPAMNAISGDDRLDIGHLRHQIEARDREIENGFCKDAQVTAIHGARRYLGDRLMRTAKPHRLLDPAMGPLIAVRLHVLTRKTLGGLHTDLEARVLDAAGAPVPGLYAAGEVAGFGGGGMHGYNALEGTFLGGCLFSGRVAGRKVLA; translated from the coding sequence ATGGAACGATATGATGTGATTGTCGTCGGTGCGGGGCTTGCCGGACTGGTTGCGGCAACGGAGGCTGTCGAGCGCGGCCTCAGCGTTTGCGTGGTGGATCAGGAAGGAGAACAAAACCTTGGCGGGCAGGCCTTCTGGTCGCTTGGTGGTCTGTTTTTCATCGACAGTCCCGAGCAGCGCCTGATGCGGGTGCGCGATAGTCTTGATCTTGCCCGGCAGGACTGGTTCGGCTCGGCAGGTTTCGATCGTTCCGAGGACCATTGGCCGCAACGGTGGGCGGAGGCCTATCTCAATTTCGCCGCCGGTGAGAAACGCGAATGGCTGCATCGGTTTGGCATGCGCTGGTTTCCGGTGGTTGGCTGGGCCGAGCGTGGCGGCGCCCTTGCCCATGGCCACGGCAATTCCGTGCCGCGTTTCCACGTCACATGGGGCACGGGTCCCGGCGTGCTGGCGCCTTTCGCTGAAAAGGCGAAAACCATGGCTGCAAGCGGCCGGCTAACCCTCCGGTTTCGTCATCGCGTCGATCGGCTGGATATCACCGACGGCCGGGTGACTGGCATTTCCGGCGCTGTTCTTGCGACAGACCCGGTGCAACGCGGGCAACAGAGTAGCCGGGACGTAACGGGGGATTTCACAATTGCAGCCCCGGCCGTCATCGTCAGTTCCGGCGGCATTGGCGGCAATCAGGAGCTGGTGCGGCGTAACTGGCCGATAGAGCGGCTGGGTGAGCCCCCCGCGAACATGGTCTGCGGCGTACCCGCTCATGTGGATGGTCGCATGCTTGCCATTACGGAAATGGTGGGTGGAACAGTCATCAATCGCGACCGGATGTGGCACTATACCGAAGGTGTGAAAAACCACGATCCGATCTGGCCAGACCACGGCATCCGCATACTGCCCGGCCCTTCCTCCTTCTGGTGCGATGCCGATGGAAACCGGCTTTCAGCGCCGGCGATGCCGGGCTTCGATACGCTCGGCACGCTTAAAATGCTGGGCGAGCGCGGCAGCGGCCATAGCTGGTTCATCTTGACCAAGGCGATCATCAAGAAGGAGTTTGCGCTTTCAGGTTCGGAACAAAACCCTGATCTGACGGGCAAGAATATGCGGCTGCTGCTCAAACGGCTGGGCAAGGAACCGCCCGGGCCGGTGAAGGCCTTCATGGAGCGTGGTGAGGATTTCGCCGTCCGCGATACGTTGGAAGAGCTTGTCCCGGCAATGAACGCGATCAGCGGCGATGACCGATTGGATATTGGCCATCTTCGCCACCAGATAGAGGCGCGCGACCGTGAGATCGAGAACGGTTTCTGCAAGGATGCGCAGGTAACGGCAATCCATGGCGCGCGGCGTTATCTCGGCGACAGGCTGATGCGCACCGCAAAACCGCATCGGCTGCTCGATCCGGCGATGGGTCCCTTAATCGCCGTGCGTCTGCATGTATTGACGCGAAAAACGCTGGGCGGCCTGCATACGGACCTTGAGGCGCGGGTGCTGGATGCCGCCGGTGCGCCGGTGCCGGGCCTTTATGCTGCCGGCGAGGTGGCCGGTTTCGGCGGTGGCGGCATGCACGGCTATAATGCGCTTGAGGGCACATTCCTCGGCGGCTGCCTGTTTTCCGGCCGTGTTGCGGGGCGCAAAGTGCTGGCGTGA
- a CDS encoding peptidoglycan -binding protein produces MALARNRRRDRGVDYWPGFVDALSTLLMAIMFLLTVFVLAQFVLSREITGKDEVLTRLNSQIAELTELLAMEKGNKQDIEDALASLQSTLAASESERSRLQSLLDAGSGNSASANARIGSLTGELDDQKQANSRASAQIELLNQQIAALRAQIASVEAALQASESKDASSQVKIADLGRRLNVALAQRVQELNRYRSDFFGRLREILSDRENIRIVGDRFVFQSEVLFPSGGNELNPQGQAEMEKLAVALIDLAKEIPAEINWVLRVDGHTDNVQLSGSGRYRDNWELSSARATSVVKFLISKGVPSNRLVAAGFGEYQPIAEGDTPEARQQNRRIELKLTER; encoded by the coding sequence ATGGCGCTTGCGCGCAACCGCCGCCGCGACAGGGGTGTGGATTATTGGCCGGGTTTCGTCGATGCGCTCTCGACGCTGCTCATGGCCATCATGTTTCTGCTCACGGTTTTCGTGCTGGCGCAATTCGTGCTGTCGCGAGAAATCACCGGCAAGGACGAGGTGCTGACGCGCCTCAACAGCCAGATAGCGGAACTGACCGAACTTCTGGCCATGGAAAAGGGCAACAAGCAGGATATCGAGGACGCATTGGCGAGCCTGCAATCCACGCTTGCCGCATCCGAAAGCGAGCGTTCGCGCCTGCAGTCGCTTCTCGATGCGGGATCGGGCAACAGCGCAAGCGCCAATGCCCGTATTGGCAGCCTGACCGGCGAACTGGATGATCAGAAGCAGGCCAATTCCCGCGCCTCCGCACAGATAGAATTGCTCAACCAGCAGATTGCAGCGCTCAGGGCGCAGATTGCTTCCGTGGAAGCCGCGCTGCAGGCGTCGGAGTCCAAGGACGCCTCGTCTCAGGTCAAGATCGCCGATCTCGGCCGCCGTCTCAATGTGGCGCTGGCGCAGAGAGTACAGGAACTGAACCGCTACCGGTCTGATTTCTTCGGACGCCTGCGTGAAATTCTTTCGGACCGCGAAAATATCCGCATCGTCGGCGACCGGTTCGTCTTCCAGTCCGAAGTGCTGTTTCCCTCCGGGGGCAACGAGCTCAATCCGCAAGGGCAGGCGGAGATGGAGAAGCTGGCTGTCGCTTTGATCGATCTTGCCAAGGAAATCCCGGCGGAGATCAACTGGGTTCTGCGCGTTGACGGCCATACCGACAATGTCCAGCTTTCCGGCTCCGGACGTTACCGCGACAATTGGGAACTTTCCTCTGCCCGCGCCACCTCGGTGGTGAAATTCCTGATCTCCAAGGGCGTTCCGTCAAACCGGCTGGTCGCGGCCGGTTTCGGCGAATATCAGCCGATTGCAGAAGGCGACACGCCGGAAGCGCGTCAGCAGAACCGCCGTATCGAGCTCAAACTCACCGAGCGCTGA
- a CDS encoding flagellar motor protein MotA, whose product MADSELLDLGVEKPVTTRQYSHKLSSPTPFLWTMVLFLILVGFLAAILYRQAHTAFMTNPGLNGFILGVLAIGIILVFTQTMSLRSEVRWFNAFRAAGSVEKVGRAPKLLAPMSTLIGKRGEVRLSAVTQRTILDSIATRLDETRDTSRYLVGLLVFLGLLGTFWGLIGTIGAISNVIQSLDPSAGDSNDILGSLKAGLTAPLAGMGTAFSSSLLGLSGSLILGFLDLQAGRAQNRFYTQLENWLSSVTDTSVEMPREFKAEPGAVVSTERSLAAMTSLAEGIQGLVKNMRSEQQMLRDWIEAQQEESRSLRRTLDRLSTRIDGETKSSGRTRHDNGSE is encoded by the coding sequence ATGGCGGATTCGGAGTTACTTGATCTCGGCGTCGAGAAACCGGTGACCACGCGGCAATACAGCCACAAGCTGTCCAGCCCGACACCGTTTCTCTGGACGATGGTTCTGTTTCTGATCCTCGTGGGCTTTCTGGCGGCCATTCTTTACCGGCAGGCGCACACCGCCTTCATGACGAACCCGGGCCTCAACGGTTTCATTCTCGGCGTTCTCGCCATCGGCATCATTCTGGTGTTCACGCAGACCATGAGCCTGCGCTCGGAAGTCCGCTGGTTCAATGCCTTCCGCGCCGCCGGCAGCGTTGAGAAGGTTGGCCGTGCGCCAAAACTGCTTGCCCCCATGAGCACGCTGATCGGCAAGCGCGGCGAGGTCCGGCTTTCCGCCGTTACGCAGCGGACGATCCTCGATTCCATCGCGACTCGCCTTGATGAGACGCGTGATACCTCGCGTTATCTCGTTGGCCTTCTGGTGTTCCTTGGCCTGCTCGGCACCTTCTGGGGTCTCATCGGCACCATCGGCGCCATCAGCAACGTCATCCAGTCGCTTGATCCAAGTGCTGGTGATAGCAACGATATTCTCGGCTCCCTCAAGGCCGGCCTGACTGCGCCGCTGGCGGGCATGGGAACGGCGTTTTCCTCGTCGCTGCTTGGTCTTTCGGGCTCGCTGATCCTCGGATTTCTCGATCTTCAGGCCGGCCGCGCCCAGAACCGTTTTTATACCCAGCTCGAAAACTGGCTGTCTTCCGTTACGGATACCTCGGTGGAAATGCCGAGGGAGTTCAAAGCTGAGCCCGGCGCGGTTGTCAGCACCGAGCGTTCGCTTGCAGCCATGACCAGCCTTGCCGAGGGCATTCAGGGCCTGGTCAAGAATATGCGCAGCGAGCAGCAGATGTTGCGCGACTGGATCGAGGCGCAGCAGGAGGAATCACGATCGCTTCGCCGCACGCTCGACCGGCTGTCGACGCGTATCGATGGTGAGACGAAATCTTCCGGACGCACCCGGCACGATAACGGGAGCGAGTAG
- a CDS encoding inositol monophosphatase family protein, whose product MARSALLNVMVQAAIKAGKSLSRDFGEVQNLQVSVKGPSDFVSQADLKAEKIVREELMKARPTYDFLGEEGGEEKGSDGAHRWIVDPLDGTTNFLHGIPHFAVSIALERNGEIVAGVIFNPATDELYTAERGGGAFLNDRRIRVAARKALTDCVIGCGVPHLGRGNHGKFLVELRHVMGEAAGIRRMGAAALDLAYVAAGRLDGFWEADLSPWDMAAGLVLIREAGGFASDIKGGTDIFGSGTVAAGNEYIHKSLVEVANRPIPGR is encoded by the coding sequence ATGGCCCGTTCAGCCCTTCTCAATGTCATGGTTCAGGCCGCCATCAAGGCGGGTAAGTCTTTGTCGCGTGACTTCGGTGAAGTGCAGAACCTTCAGGTTTCGGTCAAGGGACCGAGCGATTTCGTATCGCAGGCAGACCTCAAGGCCGAAAAGATCGTGCGCGAAGAGCTGATGAAAGCCCGCCCGACCTATGACTTCCTGGGTGAGGAAGGCGGCGAGGAAAAAGGCAGTGACGGCGCGCATCGCTGGATCGTCGATCCGCTTGATGGCACGACCAACTTCCTGCACGGCATTCCGCATTTCGCCGTTTCCATCGCGCTGGAGCGCAACGGCGAAATCGTCGCCGGTGTGATCTTCAATCCGGCCACCGACGAACTCTACACCGCCGAGCGTGGCGGTGGCGCCTTCCTCAACGATCGCCGCATTCGCGTCGCTGCGCGTAAAGCGCTGACCGATTGCGTCATCGGCTGCGGCGTGCCGCATCTCGGCCGTGGCAATCACGGCAAGTTCCTCGTCGAGCTTCGTCACGTCATGGGTGAAGCGGCCGGCATTCGCCGCATGGGTGCGGCAGCGCTCGACCTTGCCTATGTTGCTGCGGGCCGTCTCGACGGTTTCTGGGAGGCGGATCTTTCGCCCTGGGACATGGCGGCCGGTCTGGTGCTGATTCGCGAGGCCGGTGGCTTCGCCTCTGATATCAAGGGCGGCACGGACATCTTCGGCAGCGGTACTGTTGCGGCTGGAAATGAATATATCCACAAGTCGCTTGTGGAAGTCGCCAACCGCCCGATACCGGGCCGCTGA
- a CDS encoding tetratricopeptide repeat protein, producing MFMRSVPFCLSVSLMTLIFGASAGVAFAQSGPQSESNALSRQMEDEAQPSRQGRVQSEEQKDLQPSQGVNVYQRMGAELPALPPEKEFKGRVDEAYGHFQRGEYVQALDKALNRAQNGDAAAQTLVAEMMSRGLGIARDEKTAAFWYQQAAQGGDAVAMFKFALILMEGKFVTRDKVKADDYMRRAAEAGNASAQFNWGQILVSENPGAKGLLMAMPFYEKSAEQGIADAQYAVSQIYWSLKDVPAEKKAKARDWLTRAAKAGYDTAQVDLGIWLVNGFGGERNLDEGFRWLYGAAQRGNVVAQNKVAHLYIQALGTRPDPVEAAKWYVLSRRAGLKDPALEDFYLGITDEQQKKAIEAANRFRPV from the coding sequence ATGTTCATGCGCTCGGTTCCCTTCTGCCTTTCCGTTTCGCTGATGACGCTGATTTTTGGCGCGTCGGCGGGCGTTGCTTTTGCCCAGTCCGGACCGCAGAGCGAAAGCAACGCGCTTTCCCGGCAGATGGAGGATGAGGCGCAGCCTTCCCGTCAGGGCAGGGTGCAATCCGAAGAACAGAAGGATTTGCAACCGTCGCAGGGCGTCAACGTCTATCAGCGCATGGGTGCCGAACTGCCTGCTCTGCCGCCTGAAAAGGAGTTCAAGGGCAGGGTGGACGAGGCCTATGGCCATTTCCAGCGCGGTGAATATGTGCAGGCGCTCGACAAGGCATTGAACCGTGCGCAGAACGGCGATGCGGCCGCCCAGACATTGGTGGCGGAAATGATGTCGCGCGGGCTCGGCATTGCCCGTGACGAAAAGACAGCGGCTTTCTGGTACCAGCAGGCGGCGCAGGGTGGCGATGCGGTCGCCATGTTCAAATTCGCCCTGATCCTGATGGAAGGTAAATTCGTCACCCGCGACAAGGTGAAGGCCGACGATTACATGCGCCGGGCCGCGGAAGCCGGCAATGCCTCGGCCCAGTTCAACTGGGGGCAGATACTGGTTTCGGAAAATCCTGGTGCCAAGGGATTGCTGATGGCCATGCCGTTTTATGAAAAATCCGCCGAACAGGGCATTGCCGATGCGCAATATGCGGTGTCGCAGATTTATTGGTCGCTCAAGGATGTGCCGGCTGAAAAGAAGGCCAAGGCCCGGGATTGGCTGACGCGGGCTGCAAAAGCCGGTTACGATACCGCGCAGGTCGATCTCGGTATCTGGCTCGTCAATGGGTTTGGCGGCGAGCGAAATCTGGATGAGGGCTTCCGCTGGCTTTATGGCGCCGCACAGCGCGGCAATGTCGTGGCCCAGAACAAGGTGGCGCACCTCTATATTCAGGCACTGGGCACCCGACCCGACCCGGTGGAAGCGGCCAAATGGTATGTGCTTTCCCGGCGTGCAGGGCTCAAGGATCCGGCTCTCGAGGATTTTTATCTCGGCATCACCGACGAGCAGCAGAAAAAGGCGATCGAGGCCGCAAATCGGTTCCGCCCGGTGTGA
- a CDS encoding thiamine phosphate synthase, giving the protein MTIVEDRCRLVLIVPQSDDAQKQATDVEEALRGGDVASVIIPQYGLDDASFQKRAELIVPLVQKAGAAALIAGDSRVAGRVKADGLHVAGNAEALAEAVENFTPKMIVGGGNADDRHKALEQGESNPDYVFFGKLEGDIKPEAHPKNLALGEWWASMIEIPAIVMGGTDPSSVVAVAETGVEFVAMRSGVFDNAAGAAQAVSEINALLDEKAPRFGG; this is encoded by the coding sequence ATGACCATAGTTGAAGACCGTTGCCGCCTTGTTCTGATCGTCCCGCAGTCGGACGATGCGCAAAAGCAGGCGACAGATGTGGAAGAAGCACTGCGGGGCGGCGATGTGGCCTCGGTCATCATTCCGCAATACGGTCTGGATGACGCCTCTTTCCAGAAGCGTGCCGAACTGATCGTGCCTCTCGTCCAGAAGGCGGGTGCGGCTGCGCTCATCGCGGGCGACAGCCGTGTTGCGGGCCGGGTGAAGGCGGATGGCCTGCATGTGGCGGGCAATGCCGAGGCGCTTGCCGAAGCCGTTGAAAATTTCACGCCCAAGATGATCGTCGGCGGCGGCAATGCGGATGACCGTCACAAGGCTCTGGAACAGGGCGAGTCCAATCCGGACTACGTCTTTTTCGGCAAGCTCGAAGGCGACATCAAGCCGGAAGCGCACCCCAAAAATCTGGCGCTTGGCGAGTGGTGGGCTTCGATGATCGAAATCCCGGCCATCGTCATGGGCGGCACGGATCCATCCTCGGTGGTTGCCGTTGCTGAAACCGGCGTGGAATTTGTGGCGATGCGCAGCGGCGTTTTCGACAATGCTGCCGGCGCCGCACAGGCCGTTTCTGAAATCAACGCATTGCTTGACGAAAAAGCGCCACGGTTTGGCGGTTGA